From the genome of Gemmatimonas phototrophica, one region includes:
- a CDS encoding FtsK/SpoIIIE family DNA translocase, with product MEKQLLRRELGAIGLSLLSVFLVGALMFQRTPSSSVSCGDAVGPFGPAGTIARCILVSAVGIPGMVLIALGCLVVALAMFGRIRRADDASDWTLLFAGTVMLVPVAIGLALGGEPAASDGAGLWGSFAAFYLRKGLGTAGAWIAFVLATSALTVATLRWNPIRLLVGPGTSGAEKAAGPAWTPTLAERLAPDPEEMPAIDPALARDVLSTSPTRSRNKDVVVEDAPAEPARDGVADRKGRKGKDSREESVEAALDQQAEPAAFSEDLPPTELLTAAPVRNADQGKRELDLAGEKLMNTLRTFKVDGELVGRTTGPTVTQFEIEPAAGIKVRQIAALADDLALAMRAPSIRIVAPIPGRGAVGVEVPNPTPEMVVLREVLEAAEFRSARAALPIALGKDLEGRPVLADLAKMPHLLIAGATGSGKSVCVNTIITSLVYRHTPRTLRFLMVDPKMVELSVYNTLPHLRHKVITDNRDAAAVLKWAVMEMQDRYRLLEANGCRNLQEFNKRVAQHAVGEGGPVLKPRSPDVAFEDRTYTAGILPYIVVVIDEMADLMMTVQGEVETPIAMLAQKARAIGIHLILATQRPSVNVITGLIKANFPCRIAFRVASQVDSRTIIDGAGAEALLGNGDMLFIPPGKSEPSRLQGAYLSSEDTEKLLRWYDDARARLEADAAGGPGYSEPDILETVRAQEAKAAGDDDDDATGSDDRDARFREAAEVVIQHRQGSTSLLQRRLKIGYGRAARIIDQLEAAGVLAPSEGAARPRDVLVGVQDLDRICGEA from the coding sequence ATGGAAAAACAGCTGCTGCGACGCGAACTGGGGGCCATTGGTCTCAGTCTGTTGTCGGTGTTCCTGGTGGGCGCACTGATGTTTCAGCGGACGCCGTCCAGCAGTGTGTCCTGCGGAGATGCCGTTGGACCGTTCGGGCCGGCCGGGACCATCGCACGCTGTATCCTCGTCTCTGCCGTTGGCATCCCCGGCATGGTGCTCATTGCTCTTGGGTGTCTTGTGGTGGCGCTGGCCATGTTCGGGCGCATTCGGCGGGCGGATGATGCCTCCGATTGGACGCTCCTCTTTGCCGGGACGGTCATGTTGGTGCCCGTGGCCATTGGATTGGCTCTGGGTGGTGAACCGGCCGCTTCTGATGGCGCAGGCTTGTGGGGTAGCTTTGCGGCCTTCTATCTGCGAAAAGGGCTGGGGACGGCCGGTGCGTGGATCGCCTTTGTCCTTGCCACCAGTGCCCTGACTGTCGCGACGCTGCGGTGGAACCCCATTCGGTTGCTGGTTGGTCCGGGGACGTCGGGGGCAGAGAAGGCGGCGGGGCCCGCGTGGACGCCGACGCTCGCAGAGCGGCTGGCTCCGGACCCGGAAGAGATGCCGGCGATCGACCCCGCTTTGGCGCGCGATGTGCTGAGTACGTCGCCGACCCGCTCGCGCAACAAGGATGTGGTGGTGGAAGACGCGCCGGCCGAGCCAGCGCGTGACGGCGTAGCCGACCGCAAGGGCCGGAAGGGGAAGGACTCGCGCGAAGAGTCGGTGGAGGCTGCGCTCGACCAGCAGGCGGAACCGGCGGCATTCAGCGAGGACCTGCCGCCCACGGAACTGCTCACGGCAGCCCCTGTGCGCAATGCGGATCAGGGGAAGCGCGAACTCGATCTGGCCGGTGAAAAGCTCATGAACACCTTGCGCACCTTCAAGGTGGACGGTGAACTGGTTGGGCGGACGACCGGTCCGACGGTGACACAGTTCGAAATTGAACCGGCGGCCGGCATCAAGGTACGGCAAATTGCCGCGTTGGCCGATGACCTGGCGCTGGCGATGCGTGCGCCGAGCATTCGCATCGTCGCGCCAATTCCCGGTCGTGGCGCGGTGGGCGTGGAAGTACCAAACCCCACGCCGGAAATGGTCGTGCTACGCGAGGTGCTGGAGGCGGCGGAGTTTCGCTCGGCGCGCGCGGCGCTGCCGATCGCGCTCGGGAAGGATCTGGAGGGGCGGCCGGTGCTGGCTGATCTCGCCAAAATGCCGCACCTGCTGATTGCCGGTGCGACCGGGTCCGGCAAATCCGTGTGCGTGAATACGATCATCACCAGTCTGGTCTATCGGCACACGCCGCGGACACTGCGTTTTCTGATGGTCGATCCGAAGATGGTGGAACTCAGCGTGTACAACACGCTGCCGCATCTCCGGCACAAGGTCATTACTGATAACCGTGACGCCGCGGCGGTACTCAAGTGGGCCGTGATGGAGATGCAGGATCGCTACCGGCTGCTTGAAGCCAACGGCTGCCGGAACCTGCAGGAGTTCAACAAGCGCGTCGCGCAGCACGCGGTTGGCGAGGGGGGGCCAGTGCTCAAGCCCCGCAGTCCCGATGTGGCCTTTGAAGATCGGACGTACACCGCCGGGATTCTGCCGTATATCGTGGTGGTGATTGATGAAATGGCCGACCTGATGATGACGGTGCAAGGCGAGGTAGAGACGCCGATCGCCATGCTGGCACAGAAGGCGCGTGCTATCGGCATTCACCTCATTCTGGCCACCCAGCGTCCCAGCGTGAACGTGATCACAGGGCTCATCAAGGCGAACTTCCCGTGCCGGATTGCCTTTCGGGTCGCCTCGCAGGTGGACAGCCGGACCATCATCGACGGTGCCGGGGCCGAAGCGCTGTTGGGCAACGGCGACATGCTGTTCATTCCGCCTGGGAAATCGGAGCCCTCGCGTTTGCAGGGCGCGTATCTGTCCAGCGAGGATACGGAAAAGTTGCTGCGATGGTATGACGACGCGCGGGCTCGCCTGGAGGCGGATGCGGCTGGCGGTCCCGGTTATTCGGAACCTGACATTCTGGAAACGGTCCGGGCGCAGGAGGCGAAAGCGGCCGGCGACGACGACGATGACGCCACCGGGTCCGATGATCGCGACGCCCGATTCCGGGAGGCGGCGGAAGTGGTGATCCAGCACCGTCAGGGATCGACCTCGCTGTTGCAGCGCCGACTGAAGATTGGCTACGGCCGGGCGGCACGCATTATCGATCAACTCGAAGCTGCGGGGGTGCTGGCGCCTTCGGAAGGTGCGGCCCGTCCACGGGATGTGCTCGTCGGGGTGCAGGATCTGGACCGCATCTGCGGCGAGGCGTAA
- a CDS encoding 2-phosphosulfolactate phosphatase — MRIDVLLGEAPVAPADVADRVVVVIDVLRAATTVATALANGARAVIPFETIEETVMRAKAYARGEVQLAGERRMVRPESFDLGNSPLEYTAEAVSGRTILYSTTNGTAALTSAQGARSCFFAAFVNAAATVAAVREALNDGADVTVVCAGHERHLALEDVVCAGRLVRGIAEGRHDVVRGDGARVAEAVERPFVGGIASVAFEAAHARSLAANGFEADVQACLSLDRFDVAVRYHDRQLQLAGVTASR; from the coding sequence GTGCGAATCGACGTGCTGCTCGGCGAGGCCCCCGTGGCGCCCGCCGATGTGGCCGATCGCGTGGTGGTGGTGATCGATGTCCTGCGCGCCGCCACCACGGTGGCGACGGCGTTGGCTAACGGCGCCCGCGCCGTGATTCCGTTCGAGACGATCGAAGAAACCGTCATGCGGGCCAAGGCGTATGCCCGCGGGGAAGTGCAACTGGCGGGCGAGCGGCGCATGGTTCGGCCTGAGAGCTTTGACCTCGGGAACTCGCCGTTGGAGTACACGGCCGAAGCGGTCTCGGGCCGAACCATCCTGTACAGCACCACCAACGGCACAGCCGCGCTGACGTCGGCGCAGGGCGCGCGCAGCTGTTTTTTCGCGGCATTCGTCAATGCGGCCGCGACGGTGGCGGCCGTACGTGAGGCGTTGAATGACGGCGCCGACGTAACGGTGGTGTGTGCCGGTCATGAACGACATCTCGCGCTGGAAGATGTGGTGTGCGCGGGTCGTCTGGTGCGCGGCATTGCCGAGGGTCGGCACGATGTGGTGCGTGGTGATGGCGCGCGCGTGGCCGAGGCCGTCGAGCGTCCCTTTGTGGGTGGAATCGCGAGTGTTGCATTTGAGGCCGCCCATGCCCGCTCGCTCGCCGCGAACGGATTTGAAGCGGATGTACAGGCGTGCTTATCGCTGGACCGTTTTGATGTCGCGGTGCGCTACCATGACCGGCAACTGCAGTTGGCCGGCGTGACGGCGTCGCGCTAG